The genomic segment GGGCGGGGCCAAGACCAGCAGGACCAAAAAATGAGAATCATTGGCGGCATACACAAGGGACGTCGTTTGACCCCCCCAGAGTCCCGAAATATCCGCCCGACCACGGACCGCATGCGGGAGACCCTGTTTAATCTTCTGCAAAATTCTCTGGGCCTCTGTTTCGCCGATTGTCATGTCCTTGATGCCTTTGCGGGAACCGGAGCTTTGGGGCTGGAAGCCCTGTCCCGCGGTGCCGCCCATGTCACCTTCGTGGAAAAAAACCCCCGCGCCCTGCGGCTGCTCAAGAAAAACGTCGCCCTGCTCAAGGCAGAAAAAAATACAACTGTAAAGAGTACAGATGCCTGCTCCATTAAGCGGCCTGACAGGCCGTTCGCTCTGGTTTTCCTAGACCCACCCTATCACCGGGATCTGCTGCGACCGGCATTGGATAATCTGCACACTCAACAGGCGCTAACCCCAAACGCCTATATTGTTGCAGAATATTCTTCAAAGGAAGATATTGTTTTTTATGAATTTTTAGAAAAAATAAGCGAACGCATCTATGGCGACAGCAAAGTTTCCATTTTTCGCTACCATCCTCATTCACAACTTTGAAAAATATATATTTGATCCGGAACACCTGGAAGCTTATACTCTCCTGCGCGAAGGAAATACACGCATTAGGTGTTTTTACTCTCATAAAAGAGTCCCCGATGACAACGGACAAAAACCGCTTTTCCCACAACGACTATGAACGTTCCATGGAATTGGAACGGCGGGGGCTGATCAGTTGCCTGAGCTATATTCTCCAGGAGGTGGAACTTGCCGGGCTGGACCTGGCGGCACTCCATCTGAAAATCGCCATTGAAGAGATCAGAGACGCCCCCCGCACGACCTCGACCGGCCCTGTCGCGGAATAGCCCTCCTTCTTGCCCAAATTCACTCTAACGCCGGCCAAACAGCTTTTCCACATCTGCCAGCTTAAGCTCCACATAGGTCGGACGGCCATGATTGCATTGCCCGGAATGGGGCGTGGCTTCCATCTGCCGCAACAGGGCGTTCATTTCCTCGGTGGTCAGCCGGCGGCCGGCCCGTACGCTGCCGTGACAGGCCATGGTGCCGCACACCTCTTCCAACCGTTCCTTGAGGCTAAGCGCCTCATCCAGTTCCGCCAGATCGTCCGCCAGATCCCGCACCAGCCCCTTGATATCCACCTCCCCCAGAAGGGCAGGGGTTTCCCGGACCACCACGGCACCTTCCCCGAAAGGTTCCAGCACCAGCCCCATTTCCTCAAGCTCCTCCCGACGGGCGCAGAGCCTGTCGGCCGCCGCCGGATCCAGCTCCACCACTTCCGGCAGCAGCAACGCCTGCCGGGCCACGCCGTTTTCCGCCATATGGGCTTTCATTTTTTCATAAACCAGCCGTTCATGGGCCGCGTGCTGATCCACAATGACAATGCCGTCACGGGTCTGGGCCACAATATAGGTTTCATGAAGCTGGCCCCTGGCCGCACCCAGCGGATATTGTGCATAATCCTGTTCCGGCAAGTCCGGTGAACCGCCCCCCTGTCCCGAGATCCCCCCCGCATCGGTGCGTCCCACTGGCGGGGCAAAATCCCGGCTTTCCCGGTCCAGCAACATTTGTTGAGACGGGCCAGGCAGCGGGCCGGCGGCCGCCGGCATTCCCAAAGGCTGGTAGAACGCCTGGGCCTGATCCGACATTCCCTGTGGTGGTGGCGCAGGAGAGGACAGATGGCGGGTTCCGTACTGGCCCTGGTAACGGCCCGAATGTGCCGAAAGAGACGCCCCTTCCGGCGTCAACGCCCCTAAGGCGGAACTGGCCACGGTGGTGGATGCCCGGTGGCCGGCCTCGGCTAGGGCATGTTTCAA from the Luteithermobacter gelatinilyticus genome contains:
- the rsmD gene encoding 16S rRNA (guanine(966)-N(2))-methyltransferase RsmD, which produces MRIIGGIHKGRRLTPPESRNIRPTTDRMRETLFNLLQNSLGLCFADCHVLDAFAGTGALGLEALSRGAAHVTFVEKNPRALRLLKKNVALLKAEKNTTVKSTDACSIKRPDRPFALVFLDPPYHRDLLRPALDNLHTQQALTPNAYIVAEYSSKEDIVFYEFLEKISERIYGDSKVSIFRYHPHSQL